From Apium graveolens cultivar Ventura chromosome 9, ASM990537v1, whole genome shotgun sequence, the proteins below share one genomic window:
- the LOC141685762 gene encoding uncharacterized protein LOC141685762: MTILLIVEKKDGKAEPIKKVVENTPPEQNTGDKQVYPQPPYPKRLQKEKFDKQFAKLLEVFKKLQINIPFTEAQEQIPSYVKFMKGILSQKLKFEELETVALTKEYIAVLQQKLPPKLKDPGSFTIPCRTLINVQKGELIMRVQDQDVTFNVFNIMKFPTDEEECFKVELVDFIVTSELNQMLRTDALERALIGESDIEDEEGAEQLQYLNASLWKRRLYLPFESLGLTELKNSQERLKPSIEKAHILELKPLPDHLRCMMSIFPNIIGTNMEVFMDNFSIFGTSYDECLHNLGLIFTRFGTPRVIISDEGSHFCNRKFTALMERYHVNHHVATSYHPQTNGQAEVSNREIKRILEKLVYGKASHLPTELEYKAYWALKKLNLDMAAAGEKRMLQLNELDEFRLQAYENNKVYKEKLKSRWSGPFIVKIVFPHGAVEIFDKHPDQAFKLNGQRLKYYYGDTVNREVKHGALTLEVEIFDVWAIDFMAPFVSSCNNLYILLVVDYVFKWVEVKALPTNDAKVVINFLHKQIFSRFGTPRVIISDEGSHFCNRKFTKLMARYHVNHHVATSYHPQTNGQAEVSNREIKRILEKVVSPSRKDWSLKLDEAV, encoded by the exons ATGACAATTTTGCTGATTGTTGAGAAAAAGGATGGAAAAGCTGAACCGATAAAGAAAGTAGTTGAAAACACTCCTCCTGAGCAGAATACAGGAGACAAACAAGTATATCCGCAACCCCCATATCCTAAAAGACTTCAGAAGGAGAAGTTTGacaagcaatttgctaagttgctggaggttttcaagaagttgcaGATTAACATACCTTTCACGGAAGCTCAAGAACAAATACCGAGCTATGTtaagttcatgaaaggtattctatcTCAGAAGCTAAAAtttgaggagttggaaaccgttgctctaacgaAAGAGTACATTGCTGTGCTACAACAGAAACTACCtcctaagcttaaagatccaggaagcttcacgataccGT GCCGAACTCTGATcaatgtgcagaagggtgagcttattATGAGGGTTCAGGATCAGGATGTTACCTTTAATGTCTTCAATataatgaaattccctactgatgaagaggagtgctttaaGGTAGAGTTGGTCGACTTTATAGTGACTTCGGAGCTTAATCAAATGCTAAGGACTGACGCCTTAGAGAGAGCCTTAATAGGGGAATCTgatattgaagatgaagaaggggcAGAGCAGCtacagtatttgaatgcttctctaTGGAAAAGGAGATTATACTTGCCATTCGAGTCTCTCGGATTAACAGAGCTTAAAAATTCTCAGGAGCGTCTTAAGCCATCTATTGAGAAAGCTCATATACTTGAGCTCAAACCACTGCCTGATCATTTGAG ATGCATGATGTCCATATTCCCTAATATAATTGGCActaatatggaggtgttcatggataaCTTCTCTATTTTCGGGACTTCTTATGATGAGTGCTTGCATAATCTTGGCTTG atattcacacgtTTCGGTACTCCAAGGGTCATAATCAGCGATGAGGGATCACATTTTTGTAATCGCAAGTTTACGGCATTGATGGAAAGGTATCATGTGAATCATCATGTTGCCACATCctaccatcctcaaactaatgggcaagctgaagtgtctaaccGAGAGATTAAACGAATCTTGGAAAAG TTGGTGTATGGGAAGGCGTCTCATTTGCCTACGGAGTTAGAgtataaagcgtattgggctttgaagaagctgAATCTGGACATGGCAGCTGCTGGAgagaagagaatgcttcaacTTAATGAACTAGATGAGTTCCGTCTTCAGGCTTATGAGAATAATAAAGTATACAAGGAGAAG CttaagtcgaggtggtcaggtcCGTTCATTGTCAAAATTGTTTTTCCACATGGAGCCGTGGAGATTTTTGATAAGCATCCGGACCAAGCGTTCAAATTAAATGGGCAGAGGTTGAAGTATTACTATGGTGATACGGTGAACCGTGAGGTG AAGCACGGTGCGCTCACGCTCGAAGTTGAGATTTTTGATGTTTGGGCAATCGACTTCATGGCGCCATTTGTCTCGTCATGCAACAATCTGTATATTCTTTTGGTGGTGGATTATGTGTTTAAATGGGTTGAGGTTAAAGCTTTACCAACCAACGATGCTAAGGTGGTgataaattttcttcataagcagatattctCACGTTTCGGTACTCCAAGGGTCATAATCAGCGATGAGGGATCACATTTTTGTAATCGCAAGTTCACGAAATTGATGGCAAGGTATCATGTGAATCATCATGTTGCCACATCctaccatcctcaaactaatgggcaagctgaagtgtctaaccGAGAGATTAAACGAATCTTGGAAAAGGTTGTgagtccatcaaggaaggattggtcgttgaagctcgatgaagctgtttag